Proteins encoded in a region of the Nocardia asteroides genome:
- a CDS encoding circularly permuted type 2 ATP-grasp protein, with product MWSALSADFAELGGAGLDRLDSRVRRLIDDDGITYLETGPSAEITAPAPWRLDPIPLLVAADDWTRLEAGLEQRSRVLDEVLTDVYGPRRTLGSGLLAPEVVFGNRGYVRAAHGITVPGRHQLFLHACDLSRWSDGQFRALADWTQAPSGAGYALADRRVVSTAIPESFEHANPRPLTPFARAMRSMLIESAQADDEPVVVVLSPGVRSETAFDQATLASTLGFPLVESADLVVRDGSLWMRSLGTLERVDVVLRRVDAELSDPLDLRPDSRLGVVGLVEVLRRGAVTVVNTLGSGLLENPALAGFLPGLSRALLDEDLLLEGAPSYWGGHDREREHLIANLEKLILRSAVDGGTLFGPELSRAQRDEVKARIEAHGWQWVGQEPAQFSVAPAVRDHDGLAAAPVGMRLFSLAHRGGYTVMSGGLGQLRQRTTERAAIKIAAKDIWVRAAPTAAAAIGIEPPRAERERRTAPPVEAISSPRVLNDFFWMGRYGERAEDTVRLLIATHERYQEFRYRPWLEGAQAMPILLAALGRATATAAPTEGLFGPEVRALAPQQSSVDRGMLSLSGRVEGEAGVAHYGDDRSHASAGSTAHHAQESSAVAAPGSGKTAGGEVDAPVPGASREGHDYLVTLTIDRELPGSLAFAIDRYGSAARAVRDQLPVDTWMILGAVDRALAGYPAATDDLEAELSEVHSRTLAGLLALSGIDGESLLRDTGWYVRDIGKRIERGLALTALLSAALTKQYPDETEREVTDWVLRVSESSVSYRRRHRDSVRTANVAELLLFDTANPRSLAYQLDRLHADFHALPGASGSSRPQRLLADARRMLRRLDSDDLEVTDADDRRTELAELLEGVHLRLRKVSESFETTTLSLPVGIQPLWGSAQVVG from the coding sequence ATGTGGTCGGCATTGTCCGCCGACTTCGCCGAACTCGGCGGTGCGGGCCTCGACAGGCTGGACAGCCGGGTGCGCAGGCTGATCGATGACGACGGCATCACCTATCTCGAGACCGGCCCTTCGGCCGAGATCACGGCGCCGGCGCCGTGGCGGCTCGACCCGATTCCCTTGCTGGTCGCCGCGGACGATTGGACCCGGCTGGAGGCCGGGTTGGAACAGCGCTCCCGCGTGCTCGACGAAGTGCTCACCGATGTCTACGGCCCACGCAGGACGCTCGGCTCCGGGCTGCTCGCACCGGAAGTCGTATTCGGCAACCGCGGCTACGTCCGGGCCGCGCACGGCATCACCGTGCCGGGCCGGCATCAGCTCTTCCTGCACGCCTGTGATCTCAGCCGCTGGAGCGACGGGCAGTTCCGGGCGCTCGCCGACTGGACGCAGGCGCCCTCCGGCGCCGGATACGCGCTGGCGGACCGCAGAGTGGTGTCGACCGCTATCCCGGAGTCGTTCGAGCACGCCAATCCGCGTCCGCTGACGCCTTTTGCCAGGGCGATGCGATCGATGCTGATCGAATCGGCGCAGGCCGACGACGAGCCGGTGGTCGTGGTACTCAGCCCCGGCGTTCGATCCGAGACCGCTTTCGATCAGGCGACGCTGGCCTCCACGCTCGGCTTTCCGCTGGTGGAGAGCGCCGACCTGGTGGTGCGGGACGGTTCGCTGTGGATGCGCTCGCTCGGCACGCTGGAACGGGTGGACGTAGTGTTGCGCCGGGTGGACGCCGAGCTCTCCGATCCGCTGGACTTGCGGCCGGATTCGCGGCTGGGTGTGGTCGGACTGGTCGAAGTGCTGCGCCGCGGCGCGGTGACGGTGGTGAACACCCTCGGCAGCGGGCTGTTGGAGAACCCCGCGCTGGCCGGCTTCCTGCCCGGGCTGTCGCGCGCGCTCCTCGATGAGGACCTGCTGCTGGAGGGTGCGCCGTCGTACTGGGGCGGTCACGACCGGGAGCGCGAGCATCTGATCGCGAATCTGGAAAAGTTGATCCTCCGCTCGGCGGTCGACGGGGGCACGCTGTTCGGCCCCGAGCTGAGCCGGGCACAGCGCGACGAGGTGAAGGCCAGGATCGAGGCGCACGGGTGGCAGTGGGTAGGCCAGGAACCGGCGCAGTTCTCCGTCGCGCCCGCCGTTCGTGATCACGACGGACTCGCCGCCGCTCCGGTCGGCATGCGACTGTTCTCGCTCGCCCATCGCGGCGGCTACACCGTGATGTCCGGTGGACTCGGCCAGTTGCGTCAGCGCACGACCGAGCGCGCCGCGATCAAGATCGCCGCCAAGGACATATGGGTGCGGGCCGCGCCGACGGCCGCCGCCGCGATCGGCATCGAGCCGCCGCGCGCGGAGCGCGAACGGCGCACCGCACCGCCGGTGGAAGCGATCAGCTCTCCGCGCGTGCTCAACGATTTCTTCTGGATGGGCCGCTACGGCGAGCGCGCGGAGGACACCGTCCGCCTCCTGATCGCCACCCACGAGCGCTACCAGGAGTTCCGGTATCGCCCATGGCTGGAGGGCGCGCAGGCGATGCCGATCCTCTTGGCCGCCCTCGGCCGCGCCACCGCCACCGCGGCGCCGACGGAGGGCCTGTTCGGTCCGGAGGTGCGAGCCCTTGCGCCGCAGCAGAGTTCGGTCGATCGCGGCATGCTCTCGCTGTCGGGCCGCGTGGAAGGTGAGGCGGGCGTCGCGCATTACGGCGACGATCGATCGCACGCCTCGGCCGGATCCACCGCGCATCACGCTCAGGAGTCGAGTGCCGTTGCGGCGCCAGGGTCGGGCAAAACCGCGGGAGGGGAGGTGGACGCACCGGTGCCCGGCGCGTCCCGCGAGGGCCACGACTACCTCGTCACCCTGACGATCGATCGGGAGCTGCCCGGATCGCTGGCCTTCGCGATCGATCGGTACGGCAGCGCCGCGCGCGCGGTACGCGACCAATTGCCGGTGGACACCTGGATGATCCTCGGCGCGGTCGACCGTGCGCTGGCCGGCTATCCGGCCGCGACCGACGACCTGGAGGCGGAGCTGTCGGAGGTGCATTCGCGAACCCTGGCCGGGCTGCTCGCGCTGTCCGGGATCGATGGAGAGTCGCTGCTGCGCGACACCGGGTGGTACGTCAGAGACATCGGCAAGCGAATCGAGCGCGGTCTCGCCCTGACCGCGTTGCTGTCGGCCGCGCTCACCAAGCAGTATCCGGACGAGACCGAGCGGGAGGTCACCGATTGGGTGCTGCGGGTCAGCGAGTCCTCGGTGAGTTACCGTCGACGCCACCGCGATTCGGTGCGGACCGCGAACGTCGCCGAACTCCTGCTTTTCGACACCGCCAACCCGCGATCGCTGGCCTATCAGCTCGACCGGCTCCACGCCGATTTCCACGCGCTGCCCGGAGCGTCGGGCTCGTCGCGTCCGCAGCGGCTGCTCGCGGACGCGCGACGCATGCTGCGCCGCCTCGACTCCGACGATCTCGAGGTGACCGATGCCGACGACCGGCGCACCGAACTGGCCGAGTTGCTGGAGGGAGTGCATCTGCGCCTGCGCAAGGTTTCCGAATCGTTCGAGACCACCACGCTGTCGCTCCCGGTGGGCATCCAGCCGCTGTGGGGCAGCGCCCAGGTCGTCGGATGA
- a CDS encoding transglutaminase family protein, producing MTGPGAAARRYRVEHRTKYAYSGEVTSSYGRAYLTPRDLPGQRLLAHDIRIDPAPSDRSVGGDVYGNTTSYFHVTSVHRALTVIGESLVEVDAPGHDRTGPAAERWEKARPTSATRPFAREFALDLHPPEIAAEITGYAAESFLPGRPLLDAVAELNTRIYTDFAYRSGATTVSTRVADVFAARAGVCQDFARLAVACLRSHGLAARYVSGYLATDPPPGKERMVGSDATHAWAAVWMPGADEDDRAGHWIDLDPTNDQFGDERYITAAWGRDYADVPPLRGIIYTDAKDSAITVSVDVTEVGG from the coding sequence ATGACCGGCCCCGGCGCTGCGGCCCGGCGCTACCGGGTGGAGCATCGCACCAAGTACGCGTACTCCGGGGAGGTCACCAGCTCCTACGGTCGCGCGTACTTGACGCCGCGCGATCTGCCGGGCCAGCGACTGCTCGCCCACGACATCCGGATCGACCCCGCACCGTCGGACCGGTCGGTCGGCGGGGACGTGTACGGCAACACCACCTCCTATTTCCATGTCACCAGCGTGCATCGCGCCCTGACGGTCATCGGCGAATCCCTGGTGGAAGTCGATGCTCCCGGCCACGATCGCACGGGACCGGCCGCCGAGCGATGGGAGAAAGCGCGCCCGACCAGCGCGACGAGGCCGTTCGCGCGGGAGTTCGCCCTCGACCTGCATCCGCCCGAGATCGCCGCGGAGATCACCGGGTACGCGGCCGAATCCTTTCTGCCGGGCAGGCCGCTGCTGGACGCGGTGGCCGAGCTGAACACCCGCATCTACACCGACTTCGCCTACCGGTCCGGCGCCACGACCGTGTCCACCCGAGTGGCCGACGTGTTCGCGGCCCGTGCGGGCGTGTGCCAGGACTTCGCCCGCCTGGCCGTCGCCTGCCTGCGCTCGCACGGCCTCGCCGCCAGGTACGTGTCCGGCTATCTGGCCACCGATCCGCCGCCGGGGAAGGAGCGGATGGTCGGCTCGGACGCCACACATGCCTGGGCGGCGGTGTGGATGCCCGGTGCGGACGAGGACGATCGCGCGGGCCACTGGATCGACCTGGACCCCACCAACGACCAGTTCGGCGACGAGCGGTACATCACCGCCGCCTGGGGCCGGGACTACGCCGACGTCCCTCCGCTGCGCGGCATCATCTACACCGACGCGAAGGACAGTGCGATCACCGTTTCCGTCGATGTCACGGAGGTCGGCGGCTGA
- a CDS encoding glutamine amidotransferase has translation MSESTIRIGLVLPDVMGTYGDGGNALVLRQRLRMRGYDAEIVEITLPEPVPDSLDIYTLGGAEDSAQRLATRHLQRYPGLQRAAAKGAPVLAICAAIQVLGQWYETSAGERVDGVGLIDVTTSPQHKRAIGEVTTTPLLDGLTAALTGFENHRGGTKLGGEAHGLARVTRGVGNGVGDGLEGVVQESVIGTYMHGPALARNPELADLLLMRALGVSELAPLDLPEVDQLRRERLRA, from the coding sequence ATGAGTGAGTCGACCATTCGCATCGGCTTGGTGCTGCCGGACGTGATGGGCACCTACGGCGACGGCGGCAACGCCCTCGTACTGCGCCAGCGGCTGCGCATGCGCGGCTACGACGCCGAGATCGTCGAGATCACGCTGCCGGAACCGGTGCCGGATTCCCTGGACATCTACACCCTCGGCGGCGCGGAGGATTCCGCTCAGCGTCTGGCCACCCGGCACCTGCAGCGCTACCCCGGTTTGCAGCGCGCCGCCGCGAAAGGCGCTCCCGTCCTGGCGATCTGCGCGGCCATCCAGGTGCTCGGCCAGTGGTACGAGACCTCCGCGGGCGAGCGGGTGGACGGCGTCGGCCTGATCGACGTCACCACGTCGCCGCAGCACAAGCGCGCCATCGGCGAGGTGACGACCACACCCCTGCTCGACGGGCTCACCGCGGCGCTCACCGGCTTCGAGAACCACCGGGGCGGCACCAAACTCGGCGGCGAGGCGCACGGCTTGGCCCGCGTCACCCGAGGCGTCGGCAACGGCGTCGGCGACGGGCTCGAGGGCGTCGTCCAGGAGTCGGTGATCGGCACCTACATGCACGGCCCTGCGCTGGCCCGCAATCCCGAACTCGCCGACCTGCTGCTGATGCGCGCACTCGGCGTCAGCGAGCTGGCTCCGCTCGACCTCCCCGAGGTCGACCAGTTGCGCAGGGAGCGGCTGCGCGCCTGA
- a CDS encoding MurT ligase domain-containing protein encodes MADISVRGRLALAAAAAASWASQKAGRGKGSMIGGLIALKIDPTVMDQLGRRRRTVLVTGTNGKSTTTRMTTAALSTLGAVATQADGANMDAGIVAALNAHRRAPLAAIEVDELHLPHVTDSLNPSAVILLNLSRDQLDRVGEINMIERKLRAGLAKHPATVVIANCDDVLVTSIAYDHPNVVWVSAGSGWAMDATSCPRSGEPIIWEGAHWRSTGADFQRPEPDWWLDGDDLVAPESARYPLRLALPGRANRGNAAQAVAAAVALGADAREAVAAAGTVREIAGRYRTVQVGEHDARLLLAKNPAGWQEALSMIEPTSAGLVIAVNGQVPDGEDLSWLWDVRFEHFEGVQVVAAGERATDLAVRLTYAGVEHTTVPDPVRAIASCPAGHVEVLANYTAFRDLNRDLEERAS; translated from the coding sequence GTGGCAGACATATCGGTGCGCGGACGGCTCGCGCTCGCGGCGGCCGCCGCGGCGTCCTGGGCCTCGCAGAAGGCGGGTCGCGGCAAGGGCTCGATGATCGGCGGCCTGATCGCGTTGAAGATCGATCCGACCGTGATGGACCAGCTGGGACGCCGGCGGCGCACCGTGCTGGTGACCGGCACGAACGGCAAGTCCACCACCACGCGGATGACCACCGCCGCGCTCAGCACGCTGGGCGCGGTCGCGACCCAGGCCGACGGCGCGAATATGGACGCCGGCATCGTCGCCGCGCTCAACGCGCACCGGCGCGCGCCGCTGGCCGCGATCGAGGTGGACGAACTGCACCTGCCGCACGTCACCGATTCGTTGAACCCCTCGGCGGTGATCCTGCTGAACCTCAGCCGCGACCAGCTCGACCGGGTCGGCGAGATCAACATGATCGAGCGCAAGTTGCGCGCGGGCTTGGCGAAGCACCCGGCGACCGTCGTGATCGCCAACTGTGACGACGTGCTCGTCACCTCGATCGCCTACGACCATCCCAACGTGGTGTGGGTGTCGGCGGGCAGCGGCTGGGCGATGGACGCGACCAGCTGCCCGCGCAGCGGCGAGCCGATCATCTGGGAGGGCGCGCACTGGCGCAGTACCGGTGCAGACTTCCAACGCCCCGAACCGGATTGGTGGCTCGACGGGGACGATCTGGTCGCCCCGGAGAGCGCGCGCTACCCGTTGCGGCTCGCGCTGCCCGGACGGGCCAATCGCGGCAACGCCGCACAGGCGGTGGCGGCGGCCGTCGCACTGGGCGCCGACGCGCGGGAGGCCGTCGCGGCCGCGGGCACGGTCCGTGAGATCGCGGGCCGCTACCGCACCGTGCAGGTCGGCGAGCACGACGCGCGTCTGCTGCTGGCCAAGAACCCGGCCGGGTGGCAGGAGGCGCTGTCGATGATCGAGCCGACCTCGGCGGGCCTGGTGATCGCGGTGAACGGCCAGGTGCCCGACGGCGAGGACCTGTCGTGGCTGTGGGACGTGCGCTTCGAGCACTTCGAAGGCGTGCAGGTGGTGGCGGCGGGCGAGCGCGCCACCGATCTCGCGGTGCGCCTGACCTACGCGGGCGTGGAGCACACGACGGTGCCCGATCCGGTGCGCGCCATCGCGTCGTGTCCGGCGGGCCATGTGGAAGTGCTCGCGAACTACACCGCCTTCCGTGATCTCAACCGTGACCTCGAGGAGCGGGCATCATGA
- a CDS encoding pyridoxamine 5'-phosphate oxidase family protein translates to MRESTVPNEITDAADLRELLGEVAPRAATKERTALHARDREWIATSPFLVMSTSDANGNCDASPKGDPAGFVRVLDDTTLAIPERPGNRRADGYLNILANPHVGLLFVIPGRRETLRINGRARLVRDAPYFDDMVVRGHRPILAVEVDIDQIFFHCAKAFIRSHLWEPEQWPQDTLPSAACLVKEVYTNVTETVEELERYYSPENYEAKLYRD, encoded by the coding sequence ATGCGCGAGAGCACCGTCCCGAACGAGATCACCGACGCGGCAGACCTGCGGGAATTGCTCGGCGAGGTGGCGCCGCGCGCCGCCACCAAGGAGCGGACCGCACTGCATGCCAGGGACCGGGAGTGGATCGCGACCTCTCCGTTCCTGGTGATGAGCACCAGCGACGCGAACGGCAACTGCGACGCCTCCCCGAAAGGCGATCCGGCGGGGTTCGTGCGGGTACTCGACGACACCACCCTCGCCATCCCGGAGCGCCCCGGTAACCGGCGCGCCGACGGCTACCTCAACATCCTGGCCAACCCGCACGTCGGCCTGCTGTTCGTGATCCCGGGCCGCCGGGAGACGCTGCGGATCAACGGCCGCGCCCGCTTGGTGCGCGACGCGCCGTACTTCGACGACATGGTAGTGCGCGGTCACCGCCCGATCCTCGCGGTCGAGGTGGACATCGACCAGATCTTCTTCCATTGCGCCAAGGCGTTCATACGCAGCCACCTGTGGGAGCCCGAACAGTGGCCGCAGGACACCTTGCCGAGCGCTGCCTGCCTGGTCAAAGAGGTATATACGAACGTCACCGAGACGGTGGAGGAGCTGGAGCGCTACTACTCGCCGGAGAACTACGAGGCCAAGCTCTACCGCGACTGA
- a CDS encoding FAD-dependent oxidoreductase: MADNQWTVSRRALLRNTVAAGVATAGVLAAGALRPTPAAADHGGRRVAVLGGGVAGLTAAHELAERGFRVTVYEKRAWGGKARSVGVPGTGANGRPDLPGEHGFRFFPGFYQHVPDTMRRIPFPNNANGVWDNLVAVPEARFARRGGDDFRVPLGPRARTAFDPDGFRETLGAALSTTLKLPPAEGVYFAGRLLVFNTSCDARRLGQWEATSWHDFVGGHVRSHEFRALLSRTLTSIMVAAKENVASVRTIGTMGEQFLGNPLGIGNDGGLDRVLNGPTNAVWIDPWMRRIRELGAEFVLGAEVRELEVRDRRITAARVVDETGVQRTIEADYFVVALPAERARTLWSPQVLAAWPELAGMDNLSTDWMNGIQFYLRRPADISRGHTAYIDAPWSLTSITQNQLWRRKLTEFGDGSVQDCLSVDISDWNTPGILFGKPAKECTHEEIARVAWAQIRVHLDDRGEVLSDADLHSWFLDPGITWQEGQRRNANADPLLINTAGSWEYRPQAHGTLENLFLAGDYVRTNVDLATMEGANESARAAVNALLDVAGSNAERCRMYTLYRAPELEPLRRIDADRYAAGQPNMFDAPA, from the coding sequence ATGGCAGACAATCAGTGGACCGTATCGCGAAGAGCATTGCTTCGTAACACGGTCGCAGCGGGGGTGGCGACGGCGGGGGTACTGGCGGCGGGTGCGCTGCGGCCGACGCCGGCCGCGGCGGATCACGGCGGCAGACGAGTCGCGGTACTCGGTGGCGGTGTCGCGGGCCTGACCGCGGCGCATGAACTGGCCGAACGCGGATTCCGGGTCACCGTCTACGAAAAACGCGCGTGGGGCGGTAAAGCCCGCAGCGTCGGCGTGCCGGGCACCGGAGCGAACGGGCGCCCGGACCTGCCCGGGGAACACGGCTTCCGCTTCTTCCCCGGCTTCTACCAGCACGTGCCGGACACGATGCGCCGAATCCCGTTCCCGAACAATGCCAACGGCGTCTGGGACAACCTCGTCGCGGTGCCGGAAGCGCGCTTCGCCCGGCGCGGCGGTGACGACTTCCGCGTTCCGCTGGGTCCGCGCGCCCGCACGGCATTCGATCCCGATGGCTTCCGTGAAACGCTCGGCGCGGCGCTGTCGACCACGTTGAAATTGCCGCCGGCGGAGGGCGTCTACTTCGCCGGACGGCTGCTGGTCTTCAACACCAGCTGCGACGCGCGCCGCCTCGGCCAGTGGGAGGCCACCTCCTGGCACGACTTCGTCGGCGGCCACGTGCGCTCGCACGAGTTCCGCGCACTGCTCTCGCGCACGCTGACCAGCATCATGGTCGCCGCGAAGGAGAACGTGGCCAGCGTGCGCACCATCGGCACGATGGGCGAGCAGTTCCTCGGCAATCCCTTGGGGATCGGCAACGACGGCGGCCTGGACCGCGTACTGAACGGCCCGACCAACGCGGTCTGGATCGACCCGTGGATGCGGCGGATCCGCGAACTGGGCGCGGAGTTCGTGCTCGGAGCCGAGGTGCGCGAGCTGGAGGTGCGCGACCGCAGGATCACCGCGGCGCGCGTCGTGGACGAGACCGGCGTCCAGCGCACGATCGAGGCCGACTACTTCGTCGTGGCGCTGCCCGCCGAACGGGCGCGCACCTTGTGGTCGCCGCAAGTGCTCGCCGCCTGGCCCGAACTGGCGGGAATGGACAACCTGTCCACCGACTGGATGAACGGCATCCAGTTCTATCTGCGCAGACCGGCAGACATCTCGCGCGGCCACACCGCCTACATCGACGCGCCTTGGTCGCTCACCTCGATCACCCAGAACCAGCTGTGGCGCCGCAAGCTGACCGAGTTCGGCGACGGCAGTGTGCAGGACTGCCTGTCGGTGGACATCTCCGACTGGAACACCCCCGGCATCTTGTTCGGCAAACCGGCCAAGGAGTGCACCCACGAGGAGATCGCTCGCGTAGCGTGGGCCCAGATCAGGGTCCACCTGGACGATCGCGGCGAGGTGCTGAGCGACGCCGACCTGCACTCCTGGTTCCTCGACCCGGGCATCACCTGGCAGGAGGGGCAGCGGCGCAACGCCAACGCCGACCCGCTGCTGATCAACACCGCCGGGTCGTGGGAGTACCGTCCGCAGGCGCACGGAACATTGGAAAACCTGTTTCTGGCGGGTGATTACGTGCGCACGAATGTGGACTTGGCCACCATGGAGGGCGCCAACGAGTCCGCGCGAGCCGCGGTGAACGCGCTGCTGGACGTGGCCGGCTCCAACGCGGAGCGCTGCCGGATGTACACCCTCTACCGCGCGCCCGAACTGGAACCGCTGCGCCGGATCGACGCCGACCGCTACGCGGCCGGACAGCCGAACATGTTCGACGCCCCTGCGTGA
- a CDS encoding EamA family transporter — MTNRDRLLGLTVVLLWGLNFLAIRVGLDHFPPFFFAALRFAVLAVPALLFIPRPPVRMRWILLYGTGFGILQFAFLFTAMRVGMPTGLASLVLQSSAPFTVLLGTLLLGERMHPAQVAGIAVAVAGMAVIGWDRLAHATLLPVLLTLAGGLGWAFGNIGARLAGTETPGVNPLHLMLWTTAIPPVPLFALSALVEGPTTGARALVEAFAPAGRPALLALAYIAVLATVVGTGLWTYLLGRYPAGLVAPFSLLVPIVGIAAAWTFLGETPTPLSLVGGVVVLAGAFAATSSRPRAVTADACLETPRTVAITGQPA, encoded by the coding sequence GTGACCAACCGTGACCGCCTGCTCGGCTTGACCGTCGTCCTGCTCTGGGGGTTGAACTTCCTCGCCATCCGGGTGGGGCTCGACCACTTCCCACCGTTCTTCTTCGCGGCGCTGCGCTTCGCGGTGCTCGCGGTTCCCGCGCTGCTGTTCATTCCGCGCCCTCCGGTGCGGATGCGCTGGATTCTGCTGTACGGCACCGGTTTCGGCATCCTGCAGTTCGCGTTCCTGTTCACCGCCATGCGGGTGGGCATGCCGACCGGACTGGCCTCGCTGGTGCTGCAATCCTCCGCGCCGTTCACCGTGCTGCTCGGCACGCTGCTGCTGGGTGAGCGGATGCACCCGGCCCAGGTCGCGGGCATCGCCGTCGCGGTGGCGGGCATGGCGGTGATCGGCTGGGACCGGCTGGCACACGCCACACTGCTGCCGGTGCTACTGACGCTGGCGGGCGGCCTGGGCTGGGCCTTCGGCAATATCGGCGCGCGCCTGGCCGGGACCGAGACCCCTGGTGTCAACCCGCTGCACCTGATGCTGTGGACCACCGCGATCCCGCCGGTGCCGCTGTTCGCGCTCTCCGCGCTCGTGGAGGGGCCGACCACGGGGGCTCGCGCCCTGGTCGAGGCGTTCGCACCGGCGGGCAGGCCCGCCCTGCTGGCACTCGCCTACATCGCGGTCCTCGCCACCGTGGTGGGGACGGGGTTGTGGACCTACCTGCTCGGTCGCTATCCGGCCGGCTTGGTCGCGCCGTTCTCCCTGCTCGTTCCGATCGTCGGGATCGCGGCGGCGTGGACTTTCCTGGGCGAGACCCCGACCCCGTTGTCGCTGGTCGGTGGAGTAGTGGTGCTGGCGGGCGCGTTCGCGGCCACGTCGAGCAGGCCGCGTGCGGTCACGGCGGACGCCTGCCTCGAGACACCGAGAACGGTCGCTATCACCGGGCAACCGGCCTGA
- a CDS encoding LysR family transcriptional regulator, with the protein MALERLRVLRELADRGTVAAVAAALSMTPSAVSQQLKVLAREAGVALLEPDGRRVRLTDAGRALVVRADEVLAAMDRAVAEMAYYRGSPRGRVRVAVFPSGGALLLPHVLPGMVDSGVEVIARDEDVPPSEVARLLADYDVVLTHRDERAAPITDPRVATQVLMREPIDVVAAPTHRLAGRSSVAPEELADETWLSVRGGFPVDDVLRSIATVTGVQPRIAQRLNDFRVIETLVATGYGVALMPRYAVGHPALAVLRLSGVRAARLYELATRPRADARPAIAAVLAAFESAAALATADPETRNGKDTATRG; encoded by the coding sequence ATGGCTCTGGAAAGACTGCGTGTGCTGCGTGAGCTCGCCGACCGCGGCACCGTCGCCGCCGTGGCCGCGGCGCTGTCCATGACGCCCTCCGCCGTCTCCCAACAGCTCAAGGTGCTGGCCAGGGAAGCGGGCGTGGCCCTGCTCGAACCCGACGGCAGGCGGGTCCGGCTGACCGACGCGGGCCGCGCCCTGGTGGTGCGCGCCGACGAGGTGCTCGCGGCCATGGATCGCGCGGTCGCCGAGATGGCCTACTACCGCGGCTCGCCGCGCGGGCGGGTCCGCGTCGCGGTGTTCCCCTCGGGCGGTGCGTTGCTGCTGCCGCACGTGTTGCCCGGCATGGTGGACAGCGGTGTCGAGGTGATCGCGCGGGACGAGGACGTGCCACCCTCGGAAGTGGCGCGACTGCTCGCCGACTACGACGTGGTCCTGACCCACCGCGACGAACGCGCCGCGCCGATCACCGACCCGCGCGTCGCGACCCAGGTGCTCATGCGCGAGCCCATCGATGTCGTGGCCGCACCGACCCATCGTCTCGCGGGCCGCTCGTCGGTCGCACCGGAGGAATTGGCCGACGAGACCTGGCTGAGTGTGCGGGGCGGTTTCCCCGTCGACGACGTGCTGCGCTCCATCGCCACGGTGACCGGTGTGCAGCCGCGCATCGCGCAGCGGCTCAACGATTTTCGCGTCATCGAGACGTTGGTCGCCACCGGCTACGGCGTTGCGCTCATGCCGCGCTACGCCGTCGGCCACCCCGCGCTGGCGGTGCTGCGGCTGTCCGGCGTGCGTGCCGCCCGGTTGTACGAACTGGCCACCCGTCCGCGGGCCGACGCCCGTCCGGCGATCGCGGCCGTGCTCGCGGCGTTCGAGTCCGCCGCCGCGCTGGCGACCGCCGACCCTGAGACGAGGAACGGAAAGGACACCGCCACACGAGGATGA